The following coding sequences lie in one Nakaseomyces glabratus chromosome K, complete sequence genomic window:
- the GPR1 gene encoding Gpr1p (CAGL0K01507g~Ortholog(s) have G-protein coupled receptor activity, glucose binding activity) — MLDALANFNVTEVPSLKTSVREAMSTLNTTTVNLALGLPGMFSTFNAGQLYRIRVVAITASALSIFGGVVGIYCMLNIDKRRKVFRHDLILFLIICDFIKALILMIYPAIILNNNYVYATPAFFNTLGWLTAYATEGADIAIMVFAIHFALLIFKPNWKWRNAKTGNMEGGLYKVRGYIWPMTALIPSVLASLAFINYNKLHKWTQAERDAVVLDNNNYDFPFKPRIGGYKPWSAWCYLPPRPLWYKIVLSWGPRYFLVITIIAIYISIYLYVSSKIRKIKNQLKDFKHEQEEARHEEDRILRSSKFGTIKWLMKRYISPLFMGIIKSFKNFFTLSMEDISDDSELSTRSYSIYSSGSSYAYGANKADNEDYDKYHQGLQILKYKNSKNAQERNAVREQIQNQNQDQVENKAEDKDIEMADLETPKETFNNPLSKLSSLRKHMSIHSTDRRSGHSRRFSDASDESNIDSLLENGLTEIFSTPIPDGEDSETQNPVAYQMEDLSKGISPMDNSVVPPLGDERRIVGANEIDDVKKNFQREMYQNMKKRRSQIQKNVRSIFIYPCSYLALWVFPIIADCLQYNYEEKHGPVMWVTYLDTFTRPLACIVNSMVFFYREKPWRHTWERVEKKVLLDKFILKGEMSEQDMLFYRKTKLGRRGWYYRGKWLKRQCWSHQKEWWKRCLWYVYRTFIGAFKLDFDYEDNCWDNEFWDQYYSGKPLPEFRSHQNAKEGKMRSTETENVLTSDSSLSPSREDAFYDAQDKLKISAFWMLVHLFPMLNGVDLDEINRVLRMKYKEDDFVIPGLTYALTQRNAQVPTPQVAAGKHSRNPSTIRNTNTKLPTFDLRTQQIPSSDEHHYMRETPKIDEHLFSNRNSQVSFARLDTDRPTSTVSESTSKQTTPPASTSVSQPSNHDDDDEHIDILAFLNEPLK; from the coding sequence ATGCTGGACGCGCTGGCGAATTTTAATGTGACGGAGGTGCCGAGCCTTAAGACGTCTGTGCGGGAGGCTATGTCCACGCTGAACACCACTACGGTGAACTTGGCGCTGGGGCTTCCCGGCATGTTTTCGACGTTTAACGCGGGGCAGCTGTACAGGATCAGGGTGGTGGCGATCACTGCGTCTGCGTTGTCGATATTTGGTGGTGTAGTTGGTATATACTGTATGCTGAATATTGACAAGAGGCGAAAAGTGTTCAGACATGATTTGATTCTGTTTCTGATCATCTGCGATTTCATAAAGGCTCTAATTCTGATGATATACCCCGCGATTATTCTAAACAATAACTATGTGTATGCGACGCCGGCGTTCTTTAATACACTCGGTTGGCTTACTGCATACGCGACAGAAGGTGCTGATATTGCTATCATGGTCTTCGCCATACATTTTGCATTACTTATATTTAAACCGAACTGGAAGTGGAGGAACGCCAAAACGGGTAACATGGAAGGTGGGCTATACAAAGTGAGGGGCTATATCTGGCCGATGACAGCTTTGATACCGAGCGTGCTGGCGAGCCTGGCTTTCATAAATTATAACAAATTGCATAAGTGGACACAAGCAGAAAGAGACGCTGTTGTGCTAGATAATAACAACTACGACTTCCCATTCAAACCTAGAATCGGAGGCTATAAACCGTGGAGTGCTTGGTGCTATTTGCCACCAAGACCACTCTGGTATAAGATCGTCCTAAGTTGGGGTCCCAGATACTTTTTGGTAATAACAATTATTGCCATCTATATTAGCATATATCTATACGTGTCAAGCAAGATAcgaaaaatcaaaaatcaGTTAAAGGATTTTAAGCATGAGCAGGAGGAAGCGCGCCATGAGGAGGACAGAATCTTGAGATCTTCCAAATTTGGTACTATAAAATGGCTGATGAAGAGATATATATCACCATTGTTTATGGGCATCATCaaatctttcaaaaatttcttcACATTATCGATGGAAGATATCAGTGATGACTCCGAATTGTCGACCAGAAGTTATTCAATTTATAGCAGTGGATCTTCATATGCGTATGGAGCAAATAAAGCTGATAATGAAGATTATGACAAGTACCATCAAGGCCTTCAAATCTTAAAATATAAGAATTCTAAGAATGCCCAAGAAAGAAATGCAGTAAGagaacaaatacaaaaccaaaaccaaGATCAGGTTGAAAATAAGGCAGAAGACAAAGACATTGAAATGGCTGATCTGGAAACACCTAAAGAAACTTTTAATAACCCTCTTTCAAAGCTGTCATCATTAAGGAAACATATGAGTATCCATTCAACAGATAGGAGGTCAGGACATTCAAGGAGATTTTCTGATGCTAGTGATGAATCTAATATCGACTCATTATTGGAAAACGGCCTAACTGAAATATTTAGTACTCCCATCCCAGATGGTGAAGACTCAGAAACTCAAAACCCAGTTGCTTATCAAATGGAAGACTTGAGTAAAGGTATATCACCTATGGACAACTCAGTTGTCCCTCCTTTGGGAGATGAAAGAAGGATAGTTGGAGCAAATGAAATCGACGATGTTAAAAAGAATTTCCAAAGAGAAATGTACcaaaatatgaagaagaggagatctcaaattcaaaagaatGTCAGGTCGATTTTCATTTATCCTTGCTCATATTTGGCGCTTTGGGTTTTCCCTATTATTGCTGACTGTTTACAGTATAACTACGAGGAGAAACATGGCCCTGTTATGTGGGTCACATACCTGGATACTTTTACAAGACCTTTAGCCTGCATTGTGAATTCTATGGTCTTTTTTTACAGAGAAAAGCCTTGGAGACATACATGGGAAAGAGTGGAAAAGAAAGTATTACttgataaatttatattgaAAGGTGAGATGAGTGAACAGGACATGTTGTTTTACAGGAAAACCAAACTTGGAAGAAGAGGTTGGTATTACCGTGGGAAGTGGCTAAAAAGACAATGTTGGAGCCATCAAAAGGAATGGTGGAAGAGATGTTTGTGGTACGTTTATAGAACTTTTATTGGTGCTTTCAAGCTAGATTTTGATTATGAAGATAACTGCTGGGATAATGAATTCTGGGACCAGTATTACTCTGGTAAGCCACTGCCAGAATTCAGGTCTCATCAGAACGCCAAAGAAGGTAAGATGAGGAGCACAGAAACCGAAAATGTATTAACCTCTGACTCATCTTTATCTCCTTCAAGGGAGGATGCCTTCTATGATGCACAAGATAAGTTAAAGATATCTGCATTCTGGATGTTGGTCCATTTATTCCCAATGCTGAATGGTGTTGATCTGGATGAGATCAATAGAGTTCTAAGAATGAAATACAAAGAAGATGACTTTGTGATTCCAGGTTTAACGTATGCATTGACTCAAAGAAATGCACAAGTGCCAACTCCACAAGTGGCTGCTGGAAAACACAGTAGAAATCCAAGCACAATCAGAAACACCAATACAAAACTACCTACATT